The sequence below is a genomic window from Natronorubrum halophilum.
GGGCCGGCGAGGTCCACATGCGCGTCTTCGAGGAGGGCTTAGAGCGCGAGTACGACGACACCACCGAACTCGACCTCTGGCTCTGACATGCGCGAGGAAGACACGCGGTACTTCGAGCGACTCGAGTCCCAGTTGGACGAGGCGTTCGACGTCGCCGAGCGCGCCAAGGAACGCGGCAGGGATCCCGAACCCGAGGTCGAGATTCCGGTCGCAAAGGACATGGCCGACCGCGTCGAGAACATCCTCGGCATCAACGGCGTCGCCGAACGGGTTCGCGAACTCGAGGGCGAGATGTCCCGCGAGGAGGCCGCCCTCGAACTCGCGAAGGATTTCGCGGAGGGTCGCGTCGGCGACTACGAGACGAAAGCGGGCAAGATCGAAGGAGCCGTTCGCACTGCGGTCGCCTTGCTCACCGAGGGCGTCGTCGCCGCGCCGATCGAGGGGATCGACAGGGTCGAAATACTGGCGAACGACGACGGCACCGAGTTCGTCAACGTCTACTACGCCGGACCGATCCGCTCGGCCGGCGGGACGGCCCAGGCGCTGTCGGTTCTGGTAGGCGACTACACGCGCGCGCTCGTCGGGATCGAACAGTTCAACGCGCGACAGGAGGAGATCGAGCGCTACGCCGAGGAAATCGCCCTCTACGACAAGGAGACCGGACTCCAGTACACGCCGAAAGCGAAGGAGGCCAAGTTCATCGCCAAACACCTCCCGATCATGCTCGACGGGGAGGCCACCGGCGACGAGGAGGTCTCCGGATTTCGCGACTTAGAGCGCGTCGACACCAACAGCGCCCGCGGCGGGATGTGTCTCGTTCTCGCGGAAGGGATCGCGCTCAAGGCCCCGAAGATCCAGCGCTACACCCGCAATCTCGACGAGATCGACTGGCCGTGGCTGCAGGACCTGATCGACGGTACCTACTACGACGAAGTTGACGGGGGCAGCGACGACGAAGCCGAGTCCGACGGTGAGGGCGAAACGGACGACGCCGACGACGATGACGACGACCCCGACGACGCTGCCGAACCGGACGGCTCCAGCGGCCCGCCCCGCGTCGACACCTCACAGAAGTTCCTCCGCGATCTGATCGCCGGCCGTCCGGTCTTCTCTCATCCCTGTGCTAAGGGCGGGTTTCGACTGCGATACGGCCGCGCGCGAAATCACGGCTTCGCGACCGCCGGCGTCCACCCCGCCGCGATGCACCTGGTCGACGACTTCCTCGCGACGGGAACCCAGATCAAAACCGAACGGCCGGGGAAGGCCGCCGGCGTCGTCCCCGTCGACTCGCTCGAAGGCCCGACCGTCAAACTGGCCAACGGCGACGTTCGGCGGATCGACGACCCCGAGGACGCCCTCGAGATCAGAAACGGCGTCGAGAAGATCCTCGATCTCGGGGAGTACCTCGTCAACTACGGCGAGTTCGTAGAGAACAACCACCCGCTTGCTCCCGCCTCCTACACCTACGAGTGGTGGATTCAGGACATCGCGGCCGCCGGGGCCGACGCGCAGGCGATCGAAGACGACCCGCGGATCGACCAGGAGTTCCCGCCCGCGACGACGGCCCTCGAGTGGGCGTCGGAGTACGACGCCCCACTCCACCCCGAATACACCTACCTCTGGCACGACATCTCGGTCGACGCCTTCTGCGAACTCGCCGAGGCGGTCGCCGACGGCCGGATCGAGCACGATACCGACGCCACCGGCGACGGTACCACGCTCGTCCTCGAGTACAGCGACGCCGTCCGGGAGGCCCTCGAGACCATCGTCATCGAACACCGCCAGCGTCCGGACGACGGCCGAATCGAGATCGACGACTGGCGACCGTTCGTCCGAACGACCGGCTGTACCATCCGTGAAACGGCGACCGACGGAGCCACGCTGAATCCCGACGCCCAGCAGCCGAGCATCGAACTCGAGCGCGCGTGGTCAGAAGACGACCTCTCCGAACGTGCCGAGACCTGGGGTCACGAGGAGGCCGGCGACAACGCCATCGAGACGGTCAACGAGGTGGCCCCCTTCGCGGTCCGCGAACGCGCGCCGACGCGGGTCGGTAACCGAATGGGCCGCCCGGAGAAGTCGGAGAGCCGCGACCTGAGCCCCGCCGTCCACACCCTGTTCCCGATCGGCGAGGCCGGCGGCACGCAGCGCAACGTCGCCGACGCGGCCAAACACGCCGAAACGATGTCGGACACCCCCGGCGTCGTCGAGGTCCAGATCGGCCGTCACCGCTGTCCCGACTGCGAGACGGAGACGTTCAAGAACCGCTGTCCGGACTGTGACACCCGAACGACGCCCGACTACCGCTGTCCCGACTGCGACACCCGTATCGAACCCGACGAAGCCGGCCGCGTCGAGTGCGGTCACTGCGAACGCGAGGCCACCTGCGTCGAGAAC
It includes:
- a CDS encoding DNA polymerase II large subunit — protein: MREEDTRYFERLESQLDEAFDVAERAKERGRDPEPEVEIPVAKDMADRVENILGINGVAERVRELEGEMSREEAALELAKDFAEGRVGDYETKAGKIEGAVRTAVALLTEGVVAAPIEGIDRVEILANDDGTEFVNVYYAGPIRSAGGTAQALSVLVGDYTRALVGIEQFNARQEEIERYAEEIALYDKETGLQYTPKAKEAKFIAKHLPIMLDGEATGDEEVSGFRDLERVDTNSARGGMCLVLAEGIALKAPKIQRYTRNLDEIDWPWLQDLIDGTYYDEVDGGSDDEAESDGEGETDDADDDDDDPDDAAEPDGSSGPPRVDTSQKFLRDLIAGRPVFSHPCAKGGFRLRYGRARNHGFATAGVHPAAMHLVDDFLATGTQIKTERPGKAAGVVPVDSLEGPTVKLANGDVRRIDDPEDALEIRNGVEKILDLGEYLVNYGEFVENNHPLAPASYTYEWWIQDIAAAGADAQAIEDDPRIDQEFPPATTALEWASEYDAPLHPEYTYLWHDISVDAFCELAEAVADGRIEHDTDATGDGTTLVLEYSDAVREALETIVIEHRQRPDDGRIEIDDWRPFVRTTGCTIRETATDGATLNPDAQQPSIELERAWSEDDLSERAETWGHEEAGDNAIETVNEVAPFAVRERAPTRVGNRMGRPEKSESRDLSPAVHTLFPIGEAGGTQRNVADAAKHAETMSDTPGVVEVQIGRHRCPDCETETFKNRCPDCDTRTTPDYRCPDCDTRIEPDEAGRVECGHCEREATCVENREVDIHEEYRDALESVGERENAFEILKGVKGLTSTTKVPEPIEKGVLRAKHDVSTFKDGTVRYDMTDLPVTAVRASELDVDVGQLQALGYEEDMHGEPLTHEDQLVELNVQDIVLSNGAAEHMLQTADFIDDLLEQYYGLEPFYEIEDRQELVGELVFGMAPHTSAATVGRVIGFTSAAVGYAHPYFHAAKRRNCDGDEDCVMLLMDGLLNFSTSFLPDQRGGKMDAPLVMSSRIDPSEIDDEAHNMDIVSQYPREFYLASLEQADPESVEIQIAEETLGTDLEYTGFEHTHDTTDIAMGPDLSAYKTLGSMMDKMDAQLELSRKLEAVDETDVAERVIEYHFLPDLIGNLRAFSRQETRCLDCGEKFRRMPLTGDCRECGGRVNLTVHKGSVNKYMQTAIQVADEYDCRAYTKQRLEVLERSLESVFENDKNKQSGIEDFM